AACTTCCTTTGGATTTCGGTTTAGAAACCAAAGCCATTCTAAAAAAAACGGCTGCTGCCCGCAGTGCATTGGCTGAGATGAAAGGGGCTGCCCTGAGCATTCCGAATGAAAGTATTTTAATCAGTACCCTTTCTCTACAAGAAGCAAAAGACAGTTCGGCCATAGAAAACATCATTACCACACATGATGAATTGTATCAGGGCGATTACCTGAAAAAGGAGTTTAAATCCATCGCATCCAAAGAAGTACACAACTATGCAGAGGCATTGCGTTGGGGTTTTGCAACTGTTAGGCAAAAGGGAATACTGACAAACAACCACATCATTCAGATGCAGGCAACACTGGAAGAAAATGATGCAGGCTTTAGAAAAGTA
The window above is part of the Bacteroidota bacterium genome. Proteins encoded here:
- a CDS encoding Fic family protein: MAYKIPQLPLDFGLETKAILKKTAAARSALAEMKGAALSIPNESILISTLSLQEAKDSSAIENIITTHDELYQGDYLKKEFKSIASKEVHNYAEALRWGFATVRQKGILTNNHIIQMQATLEENDAGFRKVPGTELKNEQTGEIVYTPPQTHDEVVALMSNLEQFINDNALSDWDPLVKMAIIHHQFESIHPFYDGNGRTGRIINILYLVKE